One window of Microlunatus antarcticus genomic DNA carries:
- a CDS encoding LCP family protein encodes MPEDKTPADPDASGSGWNWSRPEGGSTPAARHALPRNEDFRRTVGFTVLGTVVPGVGLIAAGRRVVGSVVLALFVLTLVALGLAALVDRDALVSIGVDPVMLRRLTIVLLVVAALWVVVVVATHLALRHRPTRSQRVLGGLLVGVLAFAVAAPMAVAARTAYVSAGLVGTVFQSSADTNSATRPTLQATHAGDKEQQTDPWADQARLNILLLGGDAGKGRVGTRTDTVILASIDTKTGDTTLFSLPRNTARMPFPSDSPLKRAYPNGFTDGDPNNAEFFLNAMYRDVPVKVGKDALGKTDNLGADVMKLSVGQALGLKVDYYVLINLQGFSKMVDALGGVRLNVNTYIPIGGNTDLHIPPKEFLKPGPDQKLDGRSTLWYARGRYGSDDFARMDRQRCVINAMIKQANPANVLTRYEDIANASKSIVYTDIPQEILPAMVDLSLKVKKGNVRSIVFKNGVNGFLSTNPDFSLMRSRVKKAIDEAKDDDTPAKTTGASSGSNKSAPTSEDVDSTCKYDPKVAATARPYTG; translated from the coding sequence ATGCCGGAGGACAAGACCCCCGCCGACCCCGACGCGTCGGGCTCCGGCTGGAACTGGTCCCGCCCCGAGGGTGGTTCGACGCCGGCCGCGCGCCACGCCCTCCCCCGCAACGAGGACTTCCGGCGCACCGTCGGCTTCACCGTCCTGGGCACCGTCGTGCCGGGCGTCGGGCTGATCGCCGCCGGGCGCCGCGTCGTCGGGTCGGTCGTGCTGGCCCTGTTCGTCCTGACCCTGGTGGCCCTCGGGCTCGCCGCACTCGTGGACCGCGACGCCCTGGTCTCGATCGGCGTCGACCCCGTCATGCTGCGCCGGCTCACGATCGTGCTGCTCGTGGTCGCGGCCCTCTGGGTCGTCGTCGTCGTCGCGACCCACCTCGCCCTGCGCCACCGGCCCACCCGCTCGCAGCGCGTCCTCGGCGGGCTCCTCGTCGGCGTCCTGGCCTTCGCGGTCGCGGCCCCGATGGCGGTCGCCGCGCGGACCGCGTACGTCTCGGCGGGGCTGGTCGGCACCGTCTTCCAGAGCTCGGCCGACACCAACAGCGCGACCCGCCCGACGCTCCAGGCGACGCACGCCGGCGACAAGGAGCAGCAGACCGACCCCTGGGCGGACCAGGCCCGGCTGAACATCCTGCTGCTGGGCGGCGACGCCGGCAAGGGTCGCGTCGGCACCCGGACCGACACCGTCATCCTGGCCAGCATCGACACCAAGACCGGTGACACGACGCTCTTCAGCCTGCCGCGGAACACCGCGCGGATGCCGTTCCCGTCGGACTCGCCGCTGAAGCGCGCGTACCCCAACGGCTTCACCGACGGCGACCCGAACAACGCCGAGTTCTTCCTCAACGCGATGTACCGCGACGTGCCCGTCAAGGTGGGCAAGGACGCCCTCGGCAAGACCGACAACCTCGGCGCCGACGTCATGAAGCTCAGCGTCGGGCAGGCGCTCGGGCTCAAGGTCGACTACTACGTCCTGATCAACCTGCAGGGCTTCTCGAAGATGGTCGACGCCCTCGGCGGGGTGCGGCTCAACGTCAACACCTACATCCCGATCGGCGGGAACACCGACCTGCACATCCCGCCGAAGGAGTTCCTCAAGCCGGGCCCGGACCAAAAGCTCGACGGCCGCAGCACCCTCTGGTACGCCCGTGGCCGTTACGGCTCGGACGACTTCGCCCGGATGGACCGCCAGCGCTGCGTCATCAACGCGATGATCAAGCAGGCCAACCCGGCGAACGTGCTGACCCGCTACGAGGACATCGCGAACGCGAGCAAGTCGATCGTCTACACCGACATCCCGCAGGAGATCCTGCCGGCGATGGTCGACCTGAGCCTCAAGGTCAAGAAGGGCAACGTCCGCAGCATCGTCTTCAAGAACGGCGTGAACGGCTTCCTGTCGACGAACCCCGACTTCTCGCTCATGCGGTCGCGGGTCAAGAAGGCGATCGACGAGGCCAAGGACGACGACACGCCGGCCAAGACGACGGGCGCCAG